From one Malus sylvestris chromosome 1, drMalSylv7.2, whole genome shotgun sequence genomic stretch:
- the LOC126619824 gene encoding receptor-like protein EIX2: protein MENDGIRCLKKLFHTSIVVLLFLQCFNPSLSSGFYNVSFGFGAIGHRVVTRCIESEREALLSFKQGLIDDYNLLSSWGREEHKQDCCKWLGVHCSNRTNHVTQLHLGWNHMNEVYSLQQKGQQEYPEYYFQGISDILPSWFWERLSHAPEMGYVDLSNNQIRGTLTNSQINFVCFSRLLNLSWNQLEGPVPPFLLKASSSLLLSHNKFSGLFSFLFPINASNLRLLDLSSNHLYGELPDCWTHFKNLLILDLSDNHFFGRLPTAMGSLLSIQTLNLNNNGFVGELPSSLKNCTSLMVFDVGENKLSGLIPEWLGVGLPNLTILILRSNHFYGSIPSQLCNMGSIQILDFSMNNISGSIPKCLNSLTNLALRGSSSLTISHYYNVSSSGLAFLYDDEASLIWNGVMSKYKSTLGLVKSIHLSSNQLTGEIPSEITDLVGLVSLNLSRNNLTGQITPKIGKLQSLDLLDLSNNQIHGTIPTSLFGISGLGKLDLSNNHLSGKIPMGSQLQTYEPSVFAGNPLLCGIPLQTCFPEETTPAEQPVVKNQDEDNDGFITTGFYVSLGLGFVVGFWGVCGSLIFDRSWRYTYFKLLNGLNDWLYVKVALLKQRRMLDE, encoded by the exons ATGGAGAATGACGGAATCAGGTGCTTGAAGAAACTCTTTCACACTTCCATTGTGGTGCTACTTTTTCTACAATGTTTCAACCCTTCCCTATCCTCTGGATTCTATAATGTTTCTTTCGGTTTCGGAGCAATTGGCCACCGGGTGGTGACGAGGTGCATAGAGAGTGAAAGGGAAGCACTCCTTTCTTTCAAACAAGGTCTGATTGATGACTACAATCTCCTCTCCTCCTGGGGAAGAGAAGAACACAAGCAAGATTGTTGCAAATGGCTTGGCGTCCACTGCAGCAACCGAACCAACCATGTTACTCAACTTCATCTTGGATGGAATCATATGAATGAAGTTTACTCACTTCAACAGAAAGGACAGCAGGAGTATCCCGAATATTACTTTCAAG GAATTTCTGATATACTTCCAAGTTGGTTTTGGGAAAGGTTGTCTCATGCTCCTGAAATGGGTTATGTAGATCTCTCCAACAACCAAATTAGAGGAACACTTACAAACTCGCAAATCAATTTTGTATGTTTCTCTCGTCTACTAAATTTGAGTTGGAACCAATTGGAAGGTCCAGTCCCTCCTTTCCTATTAAAAGCGTCatcatctctccttctctcccACAATAAATTTTCAGGgttgttttctttcttgtttccaATTAACGCAAGTAATTTAAGATTGCTTGATCTCTCGAGCAACCATTTATATGGAGAACTTCCCGATTGCTGGACTCATTTCAAAAATCTTTTAATTCTTGATTTGAGTGACAACCATTTTTTTGGGAGACTTCCTACCGCAATGGGCTCTTTATTATCAATTCAAACATTGAACCTAAACAATAATGGATTTGTGGGAGAATTGCCTTCATCTTTGAAGAACTGTACAAGTCTCATGGTTTTTGATGTTGGAGAAAATAAATTATCAGGTTTGATACCTGAATGGTTAGGGGTTGGACTTCCAAATTTGACTATCCTTATCCTCCGTTCTAATCACTTCTATGGAAGCATTCCATCACAATTGTGTAATATGGGAAGCATTCAAATTTTGGATTTCTCGATGAATAACATCTCCGGAAGTATACCCAAATGTCTCAACAGTTTGACTAATTTGGCTCTAAGAGGAAGTTCAAGTCTAACTATCAGTCATTACTATAATGTATCCTCGAGTGGTCTCGCTTTTCTGTATGACGACGAGGCATCCTTGATATGGAACGGCGTAATGTCCAAATACAAAAGTACTCTGGGGCTTGTAAAGAGTATTCATCTGTCAAGTAACCAATTAACGGGGGAGATTCCTAGTGAAATCACTGATCTTGTGGGGTTAGTTTCTTTAAACCTGTCAAGAAACAACTTAACAGGTCAAATAACTCCAAAAATCGGGAAGTTGCAATCTTTAGATCTGCTTGATTTGTCAAACAACCAAATACATGGTACAATTCCAACAAGTCTTTTCGGAATATCTGGCCTTGGTAAGTTGGACTTGTCCAACAACCACCTGTCTGGAAAAATTCCCATGGGGTCTCAGCTTCAAACCTATGAGCCCTCTGTTTTTGCGGGAAATCCTCTCCTTTGTGGAATTCCACTTCAGACGTGTTTTCCTGAGGAAACAACGCCGGCAGAGCAACCAGTGGTTAAGAATCAAGATGAAGATAATGACGGGTTTATAACAACTGGATTTTACGTGAGTTTGGGGCTTGGATTTGTCGTTGGATTCTGGGGAGTTTGTGGGAGTTTGATATTCGACAGGTCATGGAGATACACATACTTCAAGCTCTTGAATGGTTTAAATGATTGGCTTTATGTCAAGGTGGCATTGCTCAAGCAACGAAGAATGCTCGATGAATAA